A genomic window from Silene latifolia isolate original U9 population chromosome 11, ASM4854445v1, whole genome shotgun sequence includes:
- the LOC141614056 gene encoding uncharacterized protein LOC141614056: MDRKERIGGAEITNAEARPVAEVIQDCHLCDLAARGAFFTWNNKHENGTLVYIRIDMVFINEEWLDSFHESFVHFLPEGLFDHCPCLVRFEEERQRKGSTFKYLNMWSLSPEYEEIVLTGWNRQV; this comes from the coding sequence ATGGATAGAAAGGAGAGAATTGGTGGAGCTGAGATCACTAATGCTGAGGCTAGACCTGTGGCAGAAGTTATTCAGGACTGTCACCTGTGTGATCTAGCTGCTAGAGGTGCCTTTTTCACCTGGAACAACAAACATGAAAATGGCACCTTGGTGTACATTAGGATAGACATGGtgtttattaatgaggaatggctagattctttccatgagagtttTGTGCATTTCCTACCAGAAGGGCTTTTTGATCATTGCCCCTGCCTGGTGAGGTTTGAGGAAGAAAGACAGAGGAAGGGATCCACATTTAAGTATTTAAATATgtggtccctatcccctgagtatGAGGAAATTGTTTTGACTGGTTGGAATAGGCAGGTGTAG